A genomic region of Granulicella sp. L56 contains the following coding sequences:
- a CDS encoding TIGR03435 family protein: MMTTLQTKSFRIGHFLAMLLLLAAAPLHLSAQSPSSPAAPLPLRFEVASIRPHPFTGDEPSNRRILPGGRFVATATTVRTLIRIASGLDDNRMSGAPGWINNETFDINATIADHAEVRTPEQFQQLILSLLEDRFQFKFHREQKEGPVYWLKLNKPGKTGPALKPSTPDSQPNMSTNFNGAMGEMKASKMSMADVAAALRRQAGRPVEDHTGLKGNFDFEIKWSPEEIPDSVYPSLFTVLKEQLGLKLQPAKGTVETLVIDQIAHPSAN; encoded by the coding sequence ATGATGACAACGCTGCAGACGAAGTCTTTTCGTATCGGACATTTCCTCGCCATGCTGCTTTTGCTTGCCGCTGCCCCGTTGCATCTCTCAGCCCAATCGCCATCATCGCCTGCTGCGCCGTTGCCCCTTCGATTTGAAGTCGCCTCGATTCGCCCGCACCCGTTCACCGGCGACGAACCCTCCAATCGCCGCATCCTTCCCGGCGGACGTTTTGTCGCCACCGCAACCACAGTCCGCACCCTCATTCGAATCGCCTCCGGTCTCGACGATAACCGTATGTCCGGCGCGCCCGGCTGGATCAACAACGAGACCTTCGACATCAACGCCACGATCGCCGATCACGCCGAGGTCAGGACCCCGGAGCAATTTCAGCAACTCATCCTTTCGCTGCTCGAAGACCGCTTTCAGTTCAAATTTCATCGCGAGCAAAAGGAAGGCCCCGTTTACTGGCTCAAACTCAATAAGCCAGGAAAAACCGGGCCGGCCCTCAAGCCAAGCACACCTGACTCGCAGCCCAACATGAGCACCAACTTCAACGGCGCAATGGGCGAAATGAAGGCTTCGAAGATGTCCATGGCTGATGTTGCCGCCGCGCTTCGCCGTCAGGCGGGCCGTCCGGTCGAGGACCACACCGGCCTCAAAGGCAACTTCGACTTCGAGATCAAATGGTCTCCCGAGGAGATTCCCGACTCCGTCTATCCATCGCTCTTCACCGTTCTGAAGGAACAACTCGGCCTCAAACTCCAACCCGCCAAAGGCACTGTCGAAACTCTCGTTATCGACCAGATCGCCCACCCATCCGCCAACTAA
- a CDS encoding M23 family metallopeptidase: MSLKKRYYIMFVSRGEDGSLNKVPVPLHYAYIFVAAAVIGMFTITGMAGSYSRMLIKTARFNQLRQDHNSLQKDYAHLEKTAHDKDIEAASLGSLASEVSALYGLTAGKLTSTSKIVMTAGRHHKSSGTESVATTPLTETSNSLTDESYYKSLQSFYALRNSAMSGSVTRALTVMGSPDYSPTGSLDMTDTGNLQMASYAPSLWPVMGPITSSFGEREDPVKGNGEGEFHKGLDISAPTGTPVHATADGVVKLAGMVNGYGREVIIDHGHGVETCYAHLSAFASIVGQIVIRGQVIGYVGHSGRVTGSNLHYEVRIRNTPVNPHRYMRVTMANLGSDAASGS, translated from the coding sequence TTGAGTCTTAAAAAGCGCTACTACATCATGTTCGTCAGCCGTGGCGAAGACGGGAGCCTCAACAAGGTTCCGGTGCCGCTGCACTATGCGTATATCTTCGTGGCGGCAGCCGTGATCGGCATGTTTACGATTACCGGGATGGCGGGATCGTACTCGCGGATGCTGATTAAGACAGCGCGCTTCAATCAACTTCGGCAAGACCACAACTCCCTGCAAAAAGACTATGCGCATCTCGAGAAGACGGCGCACGATAAGGATATCGAGGCAGCCTCCCTGGGTTCGCTGGCGAGCGAAGTTTCCGCCCTCTATGGCCTGACCGCAGGCAAGCTGACATCGACGAGCAAGATAGTGATGACGGCAGGGCGGCATCACAAGTCGTCCGGGACTGAATCGGTTGCGACGACTCCGCTGACCGAGACCAGCAACAGCCTTACAGACGAGTCGTATTACAAGTCTCTGCAATCTTTTTATGCCCTGCGCAACTCTGCGATGAGCGGCTCAGTAACGCGTGCGCTGACAGTGATGGGTAGTCCCGACTATTCCCCGACGGGCAGTCTGGATATGACAGACACTGGCAACCTCCAGATGGCCTCCTACGCTCCTTCGCTTTGGCCGGTCATGGGGCCGATTACAAGCAGCTTTGGTGAGCGCGAAGATCCGGTCAAGGGCAACGGCGAAGGTGAGTTTCATAAGGGCCTTGATATCTCTGCGCCGACCGGCACACCGGTCCACGCGACTGCCGACGGAGTAGTAAAGCTCGCCGGAATGGTGAACGGCTACGGACGTGAGGTGATCATCGATCACGGCCACGGCGTTGAGACCTGCTACGCGCATCTCTCGGCCTTCGCTTCGATCGTCGGCCAGATAGTGATTCGCGGCCAGGTGATTGGATATGTCGGCCACAGCGGCCGGGTTACCGGCTCCAATCTTCACTACGAGGTGCGGATCCGCAATACTCCCGTCAATCCTCATCGCTATATGCGGGTGACGATGGCCAACCTTGGCAGCGACGCGGCATCAGGCAGCTAG
- the thiL gene encoding thiamine-phosphate kinase → MRELALIEQIRRDFGTSRSRAVALGIGDDCAILRPPSGSEVLVTTDFTLEGRHFRRDLHSPESIGHRCLARGLSDLAAMGATPMTAFLSLALPADLVSTAKGRAWITRFFKGLRSLASQHRITLAGGDTAQSPTSAILADIVLLGAAPVGRSLRRSGARVGDVIYVTGALGGAAAELSSMLARNAGPAKSSKTGNHPQTFPEPRVAVGQALLRRKLATACIDISDGLSTDLAHLCKASNVTAELEQAAIPLHFLTRKLPSAAALSVALHGGEDYELLFSAPASVCVPRQLAGVPITRIGQFTRKQAGRPLIALIEPNGSRATLEPQGWEHFPSR, encoded by the coding sequence ATGAGAGAGTTAGCCCTGATCGAGCAGATTCGCCGTGACTTCGGCACCTCACGAAGTCGAGCCGTAGCCCTTGGCATTGGCGACGACTGTGCCATCCTTCGCCCTCCATCTGGGTCCGAAGTCCTTGTTACGACAGATTTTACCCTCGAAGGGCGACACTTTCGCCGCGATCTGCACTCGCCCGAGTCCATCGGCCACCGCTGCCTTGCGCGTGGTCTCAGCGACCTGGCCGCCATGGGTGCAACTCCGATGACCGCCTTTCTCTCGCTCGCCCTGCCTGCTGATCTGGTTTCGACTGCCAAGGGTCGTGCATGGATCACCCGCTTTTTCAAAGGCTTACGGTCCCTTGCCAGCCAGCACCGCATTACCCTTGCCGGCGGAGACACCGCTCAATCCCCCACGAGCGCCATCCTTGCCGATATCGTTCTCCTCGGCGCTGCACCTGTGGGCAGATCCCTGCGACGCTCTGGAGCCCGCGTCGGCGACGTGATTTACGTCACCGGAGCACTTGGCGGAGCGGCCGCAGAGCTCTCTTCCATGCTCGCCCGCAACGCTGGTCCGGCAAAGAGTTCCAAAACGGGAAATCACCCCCAGACCTTTCCTGAGCCTCGTGTCGCAGTGGGTCAGGCGCTGTTGCGCCGCAAACTGGCGACCGCCTGCATCGACATCAGCGATGGCCTCTCAACGGATCTGGCCCACCTCTGCAAAGCCTCCAACGTTACCGCCGAACTCGAACAGGCAGCCATCCCTCTGCATTTTCTTACTCGCAAGCTACCTTCAGCAGCAGCCCTTAGTGTCGCTTTGCATGGCGGCGAAGATTACGAGCTGCTCTTCTCTGCGCCAGCCTCAGTCTGTGTCCCTCGCCAACTGGCGGGCGTCCCTATTACCCGCATCGGGCAGTTCACGCGCAAACAGGCCGGGCGCCCACTGATCGCCTTGATTGAACCCAATGGCAGCCGCGCTACACTTGAGCCACAGGGATGGGAGCACTTTCCCAGCCGCTAA
- a CDS encoding cystathionine gamma-lyase codes for MRDSTKIIRSGLTPAIPGTPLHSGPVFAAPYHTPGDPADTAYSYARSHNPTWTELEHAIGQMESGPGYSANALVFASGMAATTAVFGAILRPGDVVVMPSNAYFAARVLAQEYFAKMGIELRTAPTARNAQAELLRGAKLLWLETPSNPTMEICDITALCEAARSDGVLVAVDNTTATALGQRPLALGADFSVASDAKSMTGHSDLLLGHVATRDRELLAKIDQWRTLTGGILGPMEAWLALRSIATLPLRLERSCENAQRIAEFLTTRKEVESVLYPGLPTHPGHAIAAKQMRYFGAVLSFILRDRMAAETFLAKSQLLTEATSFGGITSTAERRARWGGDAVAEGFIRMSAGCEAVEDLIEDMAHALDAIR; via the coding sequence ATGCGCGATTCCACCAAAATTATCCGCTCCGGTCTGACCCCGGCCATCCCCGGAACACCACTCCACTCCGGCCCGGTCTTCGCCGCTCCGTACCACACCCCCGGCGACCCGGCGGACACGGCTTACAGCTACGCCCGCTCCCACAACCCCACATGGACGGAGTTGGAACACGCCATCGGCCAGATGGAGTCCGGCCCCGGCTATAGCGCCAACGCGCTCGTCTTCGCCTCAGGCATGGCCGCCACTACCGCGGTCTTCGGAGCCATTCTGCGTCCCGGCGACGTCGTTGTGATGCCCTCGAACGCCTACTTCGCCGCCCGTGTGCTGGCGCAGGAGTACTTCGCCAAGATGGGCATCGAGCTTCGCACCGCGCCAACCGCCCGCAATGCGCAGGCCGAGTTGTTGCGGGGTGCAAAGCTGCTTTGGCTGGAGACCCCCAGCAATCCCACCATGGAGATCTGCGACATCACCGCGCTGTGCGAAGCAGCCCGCAGCGACGGCGTGCTGGTAGCCGTCGACAACACCACCGCCACTGCGCTGGGCCAACGGCCGCTCGCGCTCGGTGCAGATTTCTCTGTCGCCTCCGACGCTAAATCCATGACCGGCCACAGCGATCTCCTGCTCGGCCACGTAGCCACGCGTGACCGCGAACTGCTCGCCAAAATCGACCAGTGGCGCACCCTGACCGGCGGCATCCTCGGCCCCATGGAGGCGTGGCTTGCCCTGCGCTCCATCGCCACACTTCCCCTGCGGCTGGAACGAAGCTGCGAGAATGCCCAGCGCATCGCGGAGTTTCTGACGACGCGCAAAGAGGTCGAGAGCGTCTTGTACCCCGGACTGCCTACGCATCCCGGCCACGCTATCGCAGCGAAGCAGATGCGCTACTTTGGTGCGGTCCTCAGCTTCATTCTGCGTGACCGTATGGCCGCCGAGACCTTCCTCGCAAAGTCGCAGCTACTCACCGAGGCTACCAGCTTCGGCGGCATTACCAGCACCGCCGAGCGCCGCGCCCGCTGGGGAGGCGATGCCGTCGCCGAGGGCTTCATCCGCATGAGTGCAGGCTGCGAGGCCGTTGAAGACCTTATCGAAGATATGGCACACGCATTGGACGCGATTCGATGA